A part of Cannabis sativa cultivar Pink pepper isolate KNU-18-1 chromosome 6, ASM2916894v1, whole genome shotgun sequence genomic DNA contains:
- the LOC115725246 gene encoding receptor-like protein 6 — MFSFIMIMIMIMCCCYVTPQQHTLNNSFISSPPLRCLPHISSALLQLKQEFVFDDPTSYSKMKFWKEGKDFCEWDGVTCSTKTGQLIGLDLSESLLIGPLRSNSSLFTLSQLERLNLAYNYFSNSKIPSSFGLLSRLTFLNLSNSFSSGQVPYEIALLSNMISLDLSGLYDVSLSYRTTIKLAQNMTKLEELHLDGVDLSSPLPKSIANLSSLISLSLKHCNLYGEFPKNIFHLPNIQVIDVSFNHYISGFLPINFSSCSKLKSLNLYSSSFFGILPYSIGNLKLLSKLDLSSCAFSGTIPSTLFTMPSLKYLNLGENQFTGPLTIPSSVKNLSCLSSLHLEYNNFNGKIPSTLFEIPSLEYLGLTENQFTGPLIISSSVKNFSCLSSLDLIANNINGQIPSILFEIPSLEYLSLEHNQFVGPLTIPNISLSSQLTSLLLAGNKLIEQIPSSIFEMKKLEELFLNENYFSGTIEMHMFSKLSRLRALDLSHNNLSVETNTKTNSTLIFKLNYLHLASCNITEFPKFLKTQNELSYLDLSCNKIKGKVPKWFFTIGAETLGSLNMSTNFIIGWEKVPKVLPWKVLWTLDLSHNNLSGEIPPCLGSIRFLQHLELSNNKFEGSIPSSLGNLTQLYYLDLSKNRLSGRILQLGNNSMFCTLSNLEVLDVSNNQLTGSIPQCLGSFSKDLQVLNMKENNFSGEMPQIFVDENGLMTLDLSHNQLEGMVPQSLAKCNELQILNLGHNRLIDTFPFWLQNLTNLQVLVLRSNKFHGPIWDPNKYMGFKKLQIVDLSFNHFNGTLSSHYFTNWSAIKTVNTSVDKSMLRYITGGNGYYQESLTVTNKGFEREMVRILTIFSCIDLSNNNFHGEISKSVGDLRSLIVLNLSSNNFEGHIPLSFGDLKQLESLDLSNNTLSGRIPQELATLTFLAYLNLSTNQLMGPIPQGGQFNTFENSSFYGNEDLCGPPLSKECENNDERPSTRLDDHESEFWSGFGWKAVAIGYACGFLVGVLGGYLFISKK, encoded by the coding sequence ATGTTTAGCTTCatcatgatcatgatcatgatcatgTGTTGTTGCTATGTTACTCCACAACAACATACTCTTAACAACTCTTTCATTAGTTCCCCTCCACTGAGATGCCTCCCTCACATAAGCTCTGCTTTGTTGCAACTAAAGCAAGAGTTTGTCTTTGATGATCCAACTTCTTACTCGAAGATGAAGTTTTGGAAGGAAGGTAAGGATTTCTGTGAGTGGGATGGTGTCACCTGCAGCACCAAAACAGGACAGCTTATAGGCCTTGATCTCAGTGAAAGTTTGCTTATAGGGCCTTTGCGTTCCAATAGCAGCCTCTTCACCTTAAGTCAACTTGAGCGACTCAACCTTGCCTACAACTACTTTAGCAATTCTAAGATTCCATCAAGCTTTGGTCTGCTTTCGAGGTTAACCTTTCTCAACCTCTCTAACTCCTTTTCTTCTGGTCAGGTCCCATATGAAATTGCTTTGTTGTCGAATATGATTTCTCTTGATCTCTCTGGTTTATATGATGTTAGTCTTTCATATAGAACGACAATAAAACTTGCCCAAAACATGACCAAGCTAGAAGAACTTCACTTGGATGGTGTGGATCTTTCTTCACCCCTACCTAAATCCATTGCAAATCTATCCTCCTTGATATCTCTATCTCTTAAACATTGCAATCTATATGGTGAATttccaaaaaatatttttcatctaCCAAATATTCAAGTTATTGATGTTTCATTCAATCATTACATTAGTGGTTTTCTTCCCATTAATTTTAGTTCTTGTAGTAAATTAAAGTCATTGAATCTTTATTCCAGTAGTTTCTTTGGAATACTACCATATTCCATTGGCAATCTCAAGCTCTTAAGTAAATTAGATCTCTCTAGCTGTGCTTTTTCAGGGACCATTCCATCAACTTTATTCACAATGCCTagtttaaaatatctaaatctTGGAGAGAATCAATTTACAGGCCCACTAACCATTCCATCTTCAGTTAAGAATTTGTCATGTCTCTCATCTCTTCACCTGGAGTACAACAACTTTAATGGTAAAATTCCATCAACTTTGTTTGAAATCCCTAGTTTAGAATATCTAGGTCTTACAGAGAATCAATTTACAGGCCCACTAATTATTTCATCTTCAGTTAAGAATTTTTCATGTCTCTCATCTCTTGATCTGATTGCCAACAACAttaatggtcaaattccatcaATTTTGTTCGAAATCCCTAGTTTAGAATATCTATCTCTTGAACATAATCAGTTTGTGGGTCCTTTGACCATCCCAAATATCTCATTGTCATCCCAATTGACAAGTCTTTTGTTGGCTGGGAACAAGCTAATAGAACAAATTCCAAGctcaatttttgaaatgaaaaaacTGGAAGAGCTCTTCCTCAATGAAAATTACTTTAGTGGTACAATAGAGATGCACATGTTCTCAAAGTTGAGCCGTCTTCGAGCTCTTGATCTTTCACATAACAATCTATCTGTAGAGACAAACACAAAAACCAATTCCACTCTAATCTTCAAACTTAACTATTTGCATTTGGCTTCATGCAACATTACAGAATTTCCAAAGTTTCTAAAAACCCAAAATGAGCTTTCTTATTTAGATCTTTCCTGCAACAAAATTAAAGGAAAGGTccccaaatggttcttcaccaTAGGAGCAGAGACCTTGGGTTCATTGAATATGTCTACAAATTTCATCATCGGTTGGGAAAAAGTACCGAAAGTGCTTCCGTGGAAAGTGTTGTGGACTCTCGATTTAAGCCACAACAACTTAAGTGGGGAGATTCCTCCATGTTTGGGTTCCATTAGGTTCCTTCAACACTTGGAATTGTCTAACAACAAATTTGAGGGCTCTATTCCATCATCTCTTGGGAATTTGACTCAGCTTTATTATTTGGATCTCTCTAAAAATAGGCTTTCTGGTAGAATCCTTCAGCTGGGAAATAACTCAATGTTCTGCACTTTAAGCAATCTTGAAGTTCTTGATGTCTCAAATAATCAGCTAACTGGCTCTATTCCACAATGCTTGGGTAGCTTCAGCAAAGATCTTCAAGTGTTGAACATGAAAGAGAACAATTTTAGTGGAGAGATGCCTCAGATATTTGTGGATGAAAACGGACTAATGACACTAGACCTCAGTCATAATCAACTAGAAGGAATGGTTCCACAATCTTTAGCCAAATGTAATGAATTACAAATTCTTAATCTCGGACACAATCGACTGATTGACACATTCCCTTTTTGgttacaaaatttgacaaattTGCAAGTTCTTGTACTGCGTTCCAACAAATTTCATGGTCCAATATGGGATCCAAACAAGTATATGGGCTTTAAGAAACTGCAGATTGTTGATCTCTCTTTCAATCATTTCAATGGAACATTGTCATCACATTATTTTACCAATTGGAGTGCCATTAAAACAGTCAATACTAGTGTAGATAAGTCAATGTTGCGGTACATCACGGGTGGGAATGGGTACTACCAAGAGTCACTAACTGTGACAAATAAAGGCTTCGAAAGGGAAATGGTCAGGATCTTAACTATCTTCTCCTGCATTGAtctttcaaacaataattttcatggagaaatttcaaaatctgttGGGGATCTTCGATCATTGATTGTGTTGAATCTATCAAGTAACAACTTTGAAGGTCACATTCCACTATCTTTTGGAGATCTTAAGCAACTTGAATCATTGGATCTTTCTAACAACACACTCTCTGGAAGAATCCCTCAAGAATTGGCAACACTCACATTTCTTGCTTATCTCAACCTTAGCACGAACCAACTTATGGGGCCGATTCCACAAGGTGGACAATTCAACACATTTGAGAATTCTTCATTTTATGGAAACGAAGACTTATGTGGCCCTCCTTTATCAAAGGAATGTGAAAATAATGATGAGAGGCCAAGTACGAGACTTGATGATCATGAATCTGAGTTTTGGAGTGGTTTTGGTTGGAAAGCAGTGGCTATAGGATATGCATGTGGCTTTCTTGTTGGAGTTTTGGGTGGATATCTCTTCATCTCCAAAAAATAA